In a single window of the Manis javanica isolate MJ-LG chromosome 16, MJ_LKY, whole genome shotgun sequence genome:
- the PPT2 gene encoding lysosomal thioesterase PPT2 isoform X4, which translates to MMMTTVRMVQSTIAAMPTAREMKEKFRASREAISADTMSPRAKAVRTCGGRVEEGRLELCCLASTPQPPLSAPPKAQDSQGVRKTSGSMLGPGPGLLPAGLLLLLPFLTLLLPAAPAPHRASYKPVIVVHGLFDSSYSFRHLLEYINETHPGTVVTVLDLFDGRESLRPLWEQVQGFGEAVAPIMAKAPQGVHLICYSQDTDYLKWLFPTSMRSNLYRICYSPWGQEFSICNYWHDPHHDDLYLNASSFLALINGERDHPNATAWRKNFLRVGRLVLIGGPDDGVITPWQSSFFGFYDENETVLEMEEQLVYLRDSFGLKTLLARGAIVRCPMAGISHTAWHSNRTLYETCIEPWLS; encoded by the exons ATGATGATGACTACGGTGAGGATGGTACAGAGCACCATTGCTGCGATGCCCACCGCCAGGGAGATGAAGGAGAAGTTCCGGGCCTCGCGTGAAGCGATCTCGGCCGACACCATGTCTCCGCGGGCCAAGGCCGTGCGCACCTGCGGGGGAAGGGTGGAGGAAGGTCGtttagagctgtgctgcctcgCCAGCACGCCTCAACCCCCTCTAAGTGCTCCTCCGAAGGCCCAGGATTCCCAAGGAGTAAGAAAAACGA GCGGGAGCATGCTGGGGCCGGGTCCGGGGCTCCTCCCGGCGGGGCTCCTCCTCCTGTTGCCGTTCCTGACCTTGCTGCTGCCCGCAGCCCCCGCGCCCCACCGCGCGTCCTACAAGCCCGTCATCGTTGTGCACGGGCTCTTTGACAGCTCGTATAGCTTCCGCCACCTGCTGGAATACATCAACGAG ACACACCCTGGGACTGTGGTGACTGTGCTCGATCTCTTCGATGGGAGAGAGAGCTTGCGGCCCCTGTGGGAACAGGTGCAAGGGTTTGGAGAGGCTGTGGCCCCCATCATGGCAAAGGCCCCTCAAGGGGTGCATCTCATCTGCTACTCCCAGG ATACAGACTATTTGAAGTGGCTCTTCCCCACCTCCATGAGGTCTAACCTCTACCGAATCTGCTATAGCCCCTGGGGCCAGGAATTCTCCATCTGCAACTACTGGCATG ATCCCCACCATGATGATTTGTACCTCAATGCCAGCAGCTTCCTGGCCCTGATCAATGGGGAAAGGGACCATCCTAATGCCACTG CATGGCGGAAGAACTTTCTTCGTGTGGGCCGCCTGGTGCTGATTGGGGGCCCTGATGATGGTGTTATTACTCCTTGGCAGTCCAG CTTCTTTGGGTTCTATGATGAAAATGAGACGGTCTTGGAGATGGAGGAGCAACTG GTTTATCTGCGGGATTCTTTTGGGTTGAAGACTCTCTTGGCCCGGGGGGCGATAGTGAGGTGTCCAATGGCTGGGATATCCCACACAGCCTGGCACTCTAACCGTACCCTTTATGAGACCTGCATTGAACCTTGGCTGTCCTGA
- the PPT2 gene encoding lysosomal thioesterase PPT2 isoform X2, with protein sequence MMMTTVRMVQSTIAAMPTAREMKEKFRASREAISADTMSPRAKAVRTCGGRVEEGRLELCCLASTPQPPLSAPPKAQDSQGVRKTSGSMLGPGPGLLPAGLLLLLPFLTLLLPAAPAPHRASYKPVIVVHGLFDSSYSFRHLLEYINETHPGTVVTVLDLFDGRESLRPLWEQVQGFGEAVAPIMAKAPQGVHLICYSQGGLVCRALLSVMDEHNVDSFISLSSPQMGQYGDYLKWLFPTSMRSNLYRICYSPWGQEFSICNYWHDPHHDDLYLNASSFLALINGERDHPNATAWRKNFLRVGRLVLIGGPDDGVITPWQSSFFGFYDENETVLEMEEQLVYLRDSFGLKTLLARGAIVRCPMAGISHTAWHSNRTLYETCIEPWLS encoded by the exons ATGATGATGACTACGGTGAGGATGGTACAGAGCACCATTGCTGCGATGCCCACCGCCAGGGAGATGAAGGAGAAGTTCCGGGCCTCGCGTGAAGCGATCTCGGCCGACACCATGTCTCCGCGGGCCAAGGCCGTGCGCACCTGCGGGGGAAGGGTGGAGGAAGGTCGtttagagctgtgctgcctcgCCAGCACGCCTCAACCCCCTCTAAGTGCTCCTCCGAAGGCCCAGGATTCCCAAGGAGTAAGAAAAACGA GCGGGAGCATGCTGGGGCCGGGTCCGGGGCTCCTCCCGGCGGGGCTCCTCCTCCTGTTGCCGTTCCTGACCTTGCTGCTGCCCGCAGCCCCCGCGCCCCACCGCGCGTCCTACAAGCCCGTCATCGTTGTGCACGGGCTCTTTGACAGCTCGTATAGCTTCCGCCACCTGCTGGAATACATCAACGAG ACACACCCTGGGACTGTGGTGACTGTGCTCGATCTCTTCGATGGGAGAGAGAGCTTGCGGCCCCTGTGGGAACAGGTGCAAGGGTTTGGAGAGGCTGTGGCCCCCATCATGGCAAAGGCCCCTCAAGGGGTGCATCTCATCTGCTACTCCCAGG GGGGCCTGGTATGCCGGGCACTGCTCTCTGTCATGGATGAGCACAATGTGgattctttcatctctctctcctctccacagATGGGACAGTATGGAG ACTATTTGAAGTGGCTCTTCCCCACCTCCATGAGGTCTAACCTCTACCGAATCTGCTATAGCCCCTGGGGCCAGGAATTCTCCATCTGCAACTACTGGCATG ATCCCCACCATGATGATTTGTACCTCAATGCCAGCAGCTTCCTGGCCCTGATCAATGGGGAAAGGGACCATCCTAATGCCACTG CATGGCGGAAGAACTTTCTTCGTGTGGGCCGCCTGGTGCTGATTGGGGGCCCTGATGATGGTGTTATTACTCCTTGGCAGTCCAG CTTCTTTGGGTTCTATGATGAAAATGAGACGGTCTTGGAGATGGAGGAGCAACTG GTTTATCTGCGGGATTCTTTTGGGTTGAAGACTCTCTTGGCCCGGGGGGCGATAGTGAGGTGTCCAATGGCTGGGATATCCCACACAGCCTGGCACTCTAACCGTACCCTTTATGAGACCTGCATTGAACCTTGGCTGTCCTGA
- the PPT2 gene encoding lysosomal thioesterase PPT2 isoform X1, with protein sequence MMMTTVRMVQSTIAAMPTAREMKEKFRASREAISADTMSPRAKAVRTCGGRVEEGRLELCCLASTPQPPLSAPPKAQDSQGVRKTSGSMLGPGPGLLPAGLLLLLPFLTLLLPAAPAPHRASYKPVIVVHGLFDSSYSFRHLLEYINETHPGTVVTVLDLFDGRESLRPLWEQVQGFGEAVAPIMAKAPQGVHLICYSQGGLVCRALLSVMDEHNVDSFISLSSPQMGQYGDTDYLKWLFPTSMRSNLYRICYSPWGQEFSICNYWHDPHHDDLYLNASSFLALINGERDHPNATAWRKNFLRVGRLVLIGGPDDGVITPWQSSFFGFYDENETVLEMEEQLVYLRDSFGLKTLLARGAIVRCPMAGISHTAWHSNRTLYETCIEPWLS encoded by the exons ATGATGATGACTACGGTGAGGATGGTACAGAGCACCATTGCTGCGATGCCCACCGCCAGGGAGATGAAGGAGAAGTTCCGGGCCTCGCGTGAAGCGATCTCGGCCGACACCATGTCTCCGCGGGCCAAGGCCGTGCGCACCTGCGGGGGAAGGGTGGAGGAAGGTCGtttagagctgtgctgcctcgCCAGCACGCCTCAACCCCCTCTAAGTGCTCCTCCGAAGGCCCAGGATTCCCAAGGAGTAAGAAAAACGA GCGGGAGCATGCTGGGGCCGGGTCCGGGGCTCCTCCCGGCGGGGCTCCTCCTCCTGTTGCCGTTCCTGACCTTGCTGCTGCCCGCAGCCCCCGCGCCCCACCGCGCGTCCTACAAGCCCGTCATCGTTGTGCACGGGCTCTTTGACAGCTCGTATAGCTTCCGCCACCTGCTGGAATACATCAACGAG ACACACCCTGGGACTGTGGTGACTGTGCTCGATCTCTTCGATGGGAGAGAGAGCTTGCGGCCCCTGTGGGAACAGGTGCAAGGGTTTGGAGAGGCTGTGGCCCCCATCATGGCAAAGGCCCCTCAAGGGGTGCATCTCATCTGCTACTCCCAGG GGGGCCTGGTATGCCGGGCACTGCTCTCTGTCATGGATGAGCACAATGTGgattctttcatctctctctcctctccacagATGGGACAGTATGGAG ATACAGACTATTTGAAGTGGCTCTTCCCCACCTCCATGAGGTCTAACCTCTACCGAATCTGCTATAGCCCCTGGGGCCAGGAATTCTCCATCTGCAACTACTGGCATG ATCCCCACCATGATGATTTGTACCTCAATGCCAGCAGCTTCCTGGCCCTGATCAATGGGGAAAGGGACCATCCTAATGCCACTG CATGGCGGAAGAACTTTCTTCGTGTGGGCCGCCTGGTGCTGATTGGGGGCCCTGATGATGGTGTTATTACTCCTTGGCAGTCCAG CTTCTTTGGGTTCTATGATGAAAATGAGACGGTCTTGGAGATGGAGGAGCAACTG GTTTATCTGCGGGATTCTTTTGGGTTGAAGACTCTCTTGGCCCGGGGGGCGATAGTGAGGTGTCCAATGGCTGGGATATCCCACACAGCCTGGCACTCTAACCGTACCCTTTATGAGACCTGCATTGAACCTTGGCTGTCCTGA
- the PPT2 gene encoding lysosomal thioesterase PPT2 isoform X6, giving the protein MKSCGSMLGPGPGLLPAGLLLLLPFLTLLLPAAPAPHRASYKPVIVVHGLFDSSYSFRHLLEYINETHPGTVVTVLDLFDGRESLRPLWEQVQGFGEAVAPIMAKAPQGVHLICYSQGGLVCRALLSVMDEHNVDSFISLSSPQMGQYGDTDYLKWLFPTSMRSNLYRICYSPWGQEFSICNYWHDPHHDDLYLNASSFLALINGERDHPNATAWRKNFLRVGRLVLIGGPDDGVITPWQSSFFGFYDENETVLEMEEQLVYLRDSFGLKTLLARGAIVRCPMAGISHTAWHSNRTLYETCIEPWLS; this is encoded by the exons ATGAAGAGTT GCGGGAGCATGCTGGGGCCGGGTCCGGGGCTCCTCCCGGCGGGGCTCCTCCTCCTGTTGCCGTTCCTGACCTTGCTGCTGCCCGCAGCCCCCGCGCCCCACCGCGCGTCCTACAAGCCCGTCATCGTTGTGCACGGGCTCTTTGACAGCTCGTATAGCTTCCGCCACCTGCTGGAATACATCAACGAG ACACACCCTGGGACTGTGGTGACTGTGCTCGATCTCTTCGATGGGAGAGAGAGCTTGCGGCCCCTGTGGGAACAGGTGCAAGGGTTTGGAGAGGCTGTGGCCCCCATCATGGCAAAGGCCCCTCAAGGGGTGCATCTCATCTGCTACTCCCAGG GGGGCCTGGTATGCCGGGCACTGCTCTCTGTCATGGATGAGCACAATGTGgattctttcatctctctctcctctccacagATGGGACAGTATGGAG ATACAGACTATTTGAAGTGGCTCTTCCCCACCTCCATGAGGTCTAACCTCTACCGAATCTGCTATAGCCCCTGGGGCCAGGAATTCTCCATCTGCAACTACTGGCATG ATCCCCACCATGATGATTTGTACCTCAATGCCAGCAGCTTCCTGGCCCTGATCAATGGGGAAAGGGACCATCCTAATGCCACTG CATGGCGGAAGAACTTTCTTCGTGTGGGCCGCCTGGTGCTGATTGGGGGCCCTGATGATGGTGTTATTACTCCTTGGCAGTCCAG CTTCTTTGGGTTCTATGATGAAAATGAGACGGTCTTGGAGATGGAGGAGCAACTG GTTTATCTGCGGGATTCTTTTGGGTTGAAGACTCTCTTGGCCCGGGGGGCGATAGTGAGGTGTCCAATGGCTGGGATATCCCACACAGCCTGGCACTCTAACCGTACCCTTTATGAGACCTGCATTGAACCTTGGCTGTCCTGA
- the PPT2 gene encoding lysosomal thioesterase PPT2 isoform X7 yields MLGPGPGLLPAGLLLLLPFLTLLLPAAPAPHRASYKPVIVVHGLFDSSYSFRHLLEYINETHPGTVVTVLDLFDGRESLRPLWEQVQGFGEAVAPIMAKAPQGVHLICYSQGGLVCRALLSVMDEHNVDSFISLSSPQMGQYGDTDYLKWLFPTSMRSNLYRICYSPWGQEFSICNYWHDPHHDDLYLNASSFLALINGERDHPNATAWRKNFLRVGRLVLIGGPDDGVITPWQSSFFGFYDENETVLEMEEQLVYLRDSFGLKTLLARGAIVRCPMAGISHTAWHSNRTLYETCIEPWLS; encoded by the exons ATGCTGGGGCCGGGTCCGGGGCTCCTCCCGGCGGGGCTCCTCCTCCTGTTGCCGTTCCTGACCTTGCTGCTGCCCGCAGCCCCCGCGCCCCACCGCGCGTCCTACAAGCCCGTCATCGTTGTGCACGGGCTCTTTGACAGCTCGTATAGCTTCCGCCACCTGCTGGAATACATCAACGAG ACACACCCTGGGACTGTGGTGACTGTGCTCGATCTCTTCGATGGGAGAGAGAGCTTGCGGCCCCTGTGGGAACAGGTGCAAGGGTTTGGAGAGGCTGTGGCCCCCATCATGGCAAAGGCCCCTCAAGGGGTGCATCTCATCTGCTACTCCCAGG GGGGCCTGGTATGCCGGGCACTGCTCTCTGTCATGGATGAGCACAATGTGgattctttcatctctctctcctctccacagATGGGACAGTATGGAG ATACAGACTATTTGAAGTGGCTCTTCCCCACCTCCATGAGGTCTAACCTCTACCGAATCTGCTATAGCCCCTGGGGCCAGGAATTCTCCATCTGCAACTACTGGCATG ATCCCCACCATGATGATTTGTACCTCAATGCCAGCAGCTTCCTGGCCCTGATCAATGGGGAAAGGGACCATCCTAATGCCACTG CATGGCGGAAGAACTTTCTTCGTGTGGGCCGCCTGGTGCTGATTGGGGGCCCTGATGATGGTGTTATTACTCCTTGGCAGTCCAG CTTCTTTGGGTTCTATGATGAAAATGAGACGGTCTTGGAGATGGAGGAGCAACTG GTTTATCTGCGGGATTCTTTTGGGTTGAAGACTCTCTTGGCCCGGGGGGCGATAGTGAGGTGTCCAATGGCTGGGATATCCCACACAGCCTGGCACTCTAACCGTACCCTTTATGAGACCTGCATTGAACCTTGGCTGTCCTGA
- the PPT2 gene encoding lysosomal thioesterase PPT2 isoform X3, with protein sequence MMMTTVRMVQSTIAAMPTAREMKEKFRASREAISADTMSPRAKAVRTCGGRVEEGRLELCCLASTPQPPLSAPPKAQDSQGVRKTSGSMLGPGPGLLPAGLLLLLPFLTLLLPAAPAPHRASYKPVIVVHGLFDSSYSFRHLLEYINETHPGTVVTVLDLFDGRESLRPLWEQVQGFGEAVAPIMAKAPQGVHLICYSQGGLVCRALLSVMDEHNVDSFISLSSPQMGQYGDTDYLKWLFPTSMRSNLYRICYSPWGQEFSICNYWHDPHHDDLYLNASSFLALINGERDHPNATAWRKNFLRVGRLVLIGGPDDGVITPWQSRKKNPVQDPAQEHALHLVIMSLQSLLIWNTFSVFVHYIDIFEEHGPAAL encoded by the exons ATGATGATGACTACGGTGAGGATGGTACAGAGCACCATTGCTGCGATGCCCACCGCCAGGGAGATGAAGGAGAAGTTCCGGGCCTCGCGTGAAGCGATCTCGGCCGACACCATGTCTCCGCGGGCCAAGGCCGTGCGCACCTGCGGGGGAAGGGTGGAGGAAGGTCGtttagagctgtgctgcctcgCCAGCACGCCTCAACCCCCTCTAAGTGCTCCTCCGAAGGCCCAGGATTCCCAAGGAGTAAGAAAAACGA GCGGGAGCATGCTGGGGCCGGGTCCGGGGCTCCTCCCGGCGGGGCTCCTCCTCCTGTTGCCGTTCCTGACCTTGCTGCTGCCCGCAGCCCCCGCGCCCCACCGCGCGTCCTACAAGCCCGTCATCGTTGTGCACGGGCTCTTTGACAGCTCGTATAGCTTCCGCCACCTGCTGGAATACATCAACGAG ACACACCCTGGGACTGTGGTGACTGTGCTCGATCTCTTCGATGGGAGAGAGAGCTTGCGGCCCCTGTGGGAACAGGTGCAAGGGTTTGGAGAGGCTGTGGCCCCCATCATGGCAAAGGCCCCTCAAGGGGTGCATCTCATCTGCTACTCCCAGG GGGGCCTGGTATGCCGGGCACTGCTCTCTGTCATGGATGAGCACAATGTGgattctttcatctctctctcctctccacagATGGGACAGTATGGAG ATACAGACTATTTGAAGTGGCTCTTCCCCACCTCCATGAGGTCTAACCTCTACCGAATCTGCTATAGCCCCTGGGGCCAGGAATTCTCCATCTGCAACTACTGGCATG ATCCCCACCATGATGATTTGTACCTCAATGCCAGCAGCTTCCTGGCCCTGATCAATGGGGAAAGGGACCATCCTAATGCCACTG CATGGCGGAAGAACTTTCTTCGTGTGGGCCGCCTGGTGCTGATTGGGGGCCCTGATGATGGTGTTATTACTCCTTGGCAGTCCAG aaaaaaaaatccagtgcaAGATCCAGCCCAAGAACATGCATTGCATTTAGTTATCATGTCTCTTCAGTCTCTTTTAATCTGGAATACTTTCTCAGTCTTTGTCCATTACattgatatttttgaagaacatgGTCCAGCTGCCTTGTAG
- the PPT2 gene encoding lysosomal thioesterase PPT2 isoform X5, with protein MMMTTVRMVQSTIAAMPTAREMKEKFRASREAISADTMSPRAKAVRTCGGRVEEGRLELCCLASTPQPPLSAPPKAQDSQGVRKTSGSMLGPGPGLLPAGLLLLLPFLTLLLPAAPAPHRASYKPVIVVHGLFDSSYSFRHLLEYINETHPGTVVTVLDLFDGRESLRPLWEQVQGFGEAVAPIMAKAPQGVHLICYSQGGLVCRALLSVMDEHNVDSFISLSSPQMGQYGDTDYLKWLFPTSMRSNLYRICYSPWGQEFSICNYWHDPHHDDLYLNASSFLALINGERDHPNATAWRKNFLRVGRLVLIGGPDDGVITPWQSRSS; from the exons ATGATGATGACTACGGTGAGGATGGTACAGAGCACCATTGCTGCGATGCCCACCGCCAGGGAGATGAAGGAGAAGTTCCGGGCCTCGCGTGAAGCGATCTCGGCCGACACCATGTCTCCGCGGGCCAAGGCCGTGCGCACCTGCGGGGGAAGGGTGGAGGAAGGTCGtttagagctgtgctgcctcgCCAGCACGCCTCAACCCCCTCTAAGTGCTCCTCCGAAGGCCCAGGATTCCCAAGGAGTAAGAAAAACGA GCGGGAGCATGCTGGGGCCGGGTCCGGGGCTCCTCCCGGCGGGGCTCCTCCTCCTGTTGCCGTTCCTGACCTTGCTGCTGCCCGCAGCCCCCGCGCCCCACCGCGCGTCCTACAAGCCCGTCATCGTTGTGCACGGGCTCTTTGACAGCTCGTATAGCTTCCGCCACCTGCTGGAATACATCAACGAG ACACACCCTGGGACTGTGGTGACTGTGCTCGATCTCTTCGATGGGAGAGAGAGCTTGCGGCCCCTGTGGGAACAGGTGCAAGGGTTTGGAGAGGCTGTGGCCCCCATCATGGCAAAGGCCCCTCAAGGGGTGCATCTCATCTGCTACTCCCAGG GGGGCCTGGTATGCCGGGCACTGCTCTCTGTCATGGATGAGCACAATGTGgattctttcatctctctctcctctccacagATGGGACAGTATGGAG ATACAGACTATTTGAAGTGGCTCTTCCCCACCTCCATGAGGTCTAACCTCTACCGAATCTGCTATAGCCCCTGGGGCCAGGAATTCTCCATCTGCAACTACTGGCATG ATCCCCACCATGATGATTTGTACCTCAATGCCAGCAGCTTCCTGGCCCTGATCAATGGGGAAAGGGACCATCCTAATGCCACTG CATGGCGGAAGAACTTTCTTCGTGTGGGCCGCCTGGTGCTGATTGGGGGCCCTGATGATGGTGTTATTACTCCTTGGCAGTCCAG GTCATCATGA